A DNA window from Streptomyces canus contains the following coding sequences:
- a CDS encoding helix-turn-helix domain-containing protein: protein MPRSNNDKPPLFYVADGTWPEVTLALDAPLSAHCGLLLARDLRRTMRSRGLSLRGLAEVACVAHSTVARVVNGDVLPDIGTLTRLEDALDHQLWPGPSAVRSAAVSIPRTVAR, encoded by the coding sequence ATGCCCCGCAGCAACAACGACAAGCCCCCTCTGTTCTACGTGGCGGACGGCACCTGGCCTGAGGTAACCCTCGCCTTGGATGCTCCGCTGAGCGCTCACTGCGGCCTGTTGCTGGCGCGAGACCTGCGCCGGACGATGCGGTCACGTGGTCTGTCCCTGCGGGGACTCGCCGAGGTCGCCTGTGTCGCCCATTCCACCGTCGCCCGCGTGGTCAACGGTGACGTGCTTCCCGACATCGGCACTCTCACGCGCCTGGAGGACGCCCTCGACCATCAGCTCTGGCCGGGACCGTCTGCGGTGCGGTCGGCCGCGGTCTCGATTCCCAGGACTGTGGCTCGATGA
- a CDS encoding DNA-processing protein DprA encodes MDQELERAALVALLRRGDRPWPDLTDQIETVGSAREVLESALDASGQGALFDTEPTVDLEAVAAEIAAWEREGMRLVTILDEDYPLYLRLVHQRPPFLFLRGTAVEEDLRVAVVGTRNPTPEGIAQARAIAGGLAERGVTVVSGLAAGIDTAAHGTALAVGGRTVAVIGTGLRRTYPAQNARLQQEIAERGLVISQFWPDAPPSKASFPMRNAVMSGYSLATVVVEAAYRSGARMQARLALEHGRRVFLMRSLMTHEWAREYASRPNTTVIDSADDVFDQLDSLVPTTGELTWA; translated from the coding sequence ATGGACCAGGAGCTGGAGCGAGCCGCCCTCGTCGCGCTCTTGCGGCGCGGCGATCGCCCCTGGCCAGATCTCACCGACCAGATCGAGACGGTCGGGAGTGCACGCGAGGTCCTGGAAAGCGCACTAGACGCCTCAGGACAGGGCGCCCTGTTCGACACCGAGCCGACCGTGGACCTGGAAGCCGTTGCCGCGGAAATCGCTGCCTGGGAGCGCGAGGGCATGCGGCTGGTGACGATTCTGGACGAGGACTATCCGCTCTATCTGCGGCTGGTCCACCAGCGCCCGCCGTTCCTGTTTCTGCGTGGAACGGCGGTCGAGGAGGATCTACGGGTCGCAGTCGTCGGCACCCGCAATCCCACCCCGGAAGGCATCGCCCAGGCCCGGGCGATCGCGGGCGGACTTGCCGAACGCGGCGTCACCGTGGTCAGCGGCCTCGCAGCCGGCATCGACACAGCCGCGCATGGCACAGCGCTCGCCGTCGGCGGCCGCACCGTCGCCGTCATCGGGACCGGCCTGCGGCGCACCTATCCGGCGCAGAACGCCCGGCTACAGCAGGAGATCGCCGAGCGGGGGCTGGTGATCTCCCAGTTCTGGCCAGATGCTCCGCCCTCGAAGGCATCGTTCCCCATGCGCAACGCCGTGATGAGCGGCTACAGCCTGGCCACCGTCGTGGTGGAGGCCGCCTACCGCAGCGGCGCCCGCATGCAGGCCCGCCTCGCCCTCGAGCACGGCCGCCGGGTGTTCCTCATGCGCTCCCTCATGACCCACGAATGGGCCCGCGAGTATGCCTCCCGGCCCAACACCACCGTCATTGACAGCGCGGACGACGTGTTCGACCAACTCGACTCCCTCGTCCCCACCACGGGCGAGCTCACCTGGGCGTAG